The following are from one region of the Cloacibacterium normanense genome:
- a CDS encoding IS3 family transposase (programmed frameshift), translating into MGKSKYSLDFKLKAIKRYHKGDIGTDDLGKRIGVCGSLVRKWIKFYELYGVSGLVRLSNTHYTKDFKLKILSVIEKENLSLKEASRRFNIPAESSILSWQRNYKKNGILGLENRPKGRPKTMSNYKRKKKKTGKPLTREEELLERIYYLEAQNAILKKFRRLNSGKEKSKAIEELRQDFDLAVLLHCTSMARSSFYYYQKRFQMKDKYAEIKEMIKQIYHRHKGRLGYRRITLLLKEKGILINHKTVLRLMKILGLKSIIRVKKYKSYKGEQGKIAPNVLQRNFKSDAPNQKWATDVTEFNVSGNKLYLSPIIDLFNGEIVSFDLSERPVFSQIIRMLKKSFRKVKSTQNIILHSDQGWQYQMKHYQNLLKEKGIIQSMSRKGNCLDNAVIENFFGTIKSEMFYTRKFGSIQELKIEIVKYIHYYNNDRIRLNLKGKSPVQYRTLSFENIV; encoded by the exons ATGGGAAAAAGTAAATATTCATTAGACTTTAAATTAAAAGCTATAAAGAGATATCACAAAGGGGATATTGGAACAGACGATTTAGGAAAACGCATTGGAGTTTGTGGTTCATTGGTTCGTAAATGGATAAAATTTTATGAACTTTATGGAGTTTCAGGACTTGTTCGGCTTTCCAATACGCATTACACAAAAGATTTTAAATTAAAGATTTTATCAGTAATTGAGAAAGAGAATTTAAGTTTAAAAGAAGCGTCGAGAAGGTTTAATATTCCTGCGGAGTCCAGTATTCTTAGTTGGCAGCGTAATTACAAAAAAAATGGTATTTTAGGTTTAGAAAACAGACCCAAAGGAAGACCTAAAACCATGAGTAATTACAAGCGAAAAAAAAAGAAAACAGGCAAGCCCTTAACAAGGGAGGAAGAACTGTTGGAGAGGATTTATTATTTAGAAGCCCAGAACGCCATTTTAAAAAAGT TTAGACGCCTTAATTCAGGAAAGGAAAAATCCAAAGCCATCGAAGAGTTAAGGCAGGACTTTGATTTAGCAGTACTACTGCATTGTACATCGATGGCAAGAAGCAGTTTTTATTACTATCAAAAACGCTTTCAAATGAAAGATAAATATGCGGAAATAAAAGAAATGATTAAGCAGATTTATCATCGTCACAAAGGAAGGTTGGGCTATAGAAGAATTACTTTGCTTTTGAAAGAAAAAGGAATTTTGATTAATCACAAAACTGTTTTACGACTTATGAAAATATTAGGTTTAAAGAGTATTATCCGAGTGAAGAAATATAAATCTTACAAGGGAGAGCAAGGGAAAATTGCGCCCAATGTTCTACAGAGGAATTTCAAATCGGACGCTCCTAATCAGAAATGGGCAACCGATGTTACAGAGTTTAATGTATCGGGTAATAAACTTTACCTATCTCCAATCATCGATTTATTTAATGGTGAAATTGTCAGTTTTGACTTATCTGAAAGACCTGTGTTTAGCCAAATCATCAGAATGCTAAAGAAATCATTCAGAAAAGTAAAATCTACACAGAACATCATTCTACATTCTGATCAAGGTTGGCAATATCAAATGAAACATTACCAAAACTTGTTAAAAGAAAAAGGTATTATTCAAAGTATGTCCCGAAAAGGAAACTGTTTGGACAATGCGGTGATAGAAAACTTTTTTGGAACGATAAAATCAGAAATGTTTTATACCAGAAAGTTTGGTTCCATTCAGGAACTTAAGATCGAAATAGTGAAGTACATTCACTATTACAACAATGATAGAATAAGACTCAATCTCAAAGGAAAGAGTCCGGTACAGTACCGAACTCTTTCCTTTGAGAATATTGTTTAA